A window of the Rhodoferax sp. GW822-FHT02A01 genome harbors these coding sequences:
- a CDS encoding phospholipase — MAVRALQIYAGPKALTHMARNGLSPHDVHTIAAAAGGPKGLLLGQLDQFVFGDWLTQSQQPVDLIGASIGAWRMATACLADTRVGFERLEHDYIHQHYEIPPGRKSPSPEQVSETFGHTITAFYQGRETDVVSHPRYRLHVVTSRGRHLLHTEHRLGTPLGYLGAFASNAMHRKAMGAWLERVVFSSQSVSDLPFATDDYRTRQVALTQTNLRAALQASCSIPFVLQAVHNIAGAPPGAYWDGGITDYHLHLNYAAARPQGVVLYPHFQKQVIPGWLDKRLRWRHKATAFLDTVVLLAPRAEWVQTLPYGRLPDRSDFLRYGNNVGARVRAWSTVTAASLQLADEFAHWLRRPDMAQVLPL; from the coding sequence ATGGCAGTTCGCGCACTGCAGATCTACGCCGGCCCCAAGGCGCTGACCCACATGGCCCGCAATGGGCTTTCCCCACACGATGTACACACCATCGCCGCGGCAGCCGGTGGCCCCAAGGGGCTGTTGCTGGGCCAGCTGGACCAGTTTGTCTTCGGTGACTGGCTGACGCAGTCTCAGCAACCGGTGGATCTGATTGGCGCCTCCATTGGCGCCTGGCGCATGGCCACGGCCTGTCTGGCGGATACCCGAGTCGGGTTTGAGCGACTGGAACATGACTACATTCACCAGCACTACGAAATCCCGCCGGGCCGCAAAAGCCCCAGCCCGGAGCAGGTGAGCGAAACCTTTGGCCACACCATTACCGCGTTCTATCAGGGCCGGGAAACGGATGTTGTCAGCCATCCGCGCTACCGGCTGCACGTCGTCACCTCGCGCGGGCGCCATCTGCTGCACACCGAGCACCGGTTGGGCACACCCCTGGGTTACCTGGGTGCCTTTGCCAGCAATGCGATGCACCGAAAGGCCATGGGTGCATGGCTGGAGCGCGTGGTGTTCTCCAGCCAGTCGGTTAGCGACCTTCCTTTTGCCACCGATGACTACCGCACGCGCCAGGTGGCCTTGACGCAAACAAATCTTCGCGCGGCACTGCAAGCCAGTTGCTCCATTCCCTTCGTGCTGCAGGCGGTGCACAACATTGCAGGTGCGCCGCCCGGTGCCTATTGGGACGGTGGCATAACCGACTACCACCTGCACCTGAACTATGCCGCGGCGCGGCCGCAAGGGGTGGTGCTGTACCCGCATTTCCAGAAGCAGGTGATCCCGGGCTGGCTGGACAAGCGCCTGCGGTGGCGCCACAAAGCCACTGCGTTTCTGGACACCGTGGTGCTGCTCGCGCCCCGGGCCGAATGGGTGCAGACCCTGCCCTATGGCAGGCTGCCTGATCGCAGTGATTTCCTGCGCTACGGGAACAACGTGGGCGCACGGGTGCGTGCCTGGTCCACGGTGACCGCCGCCAGCCTGCAACTGGCAGACGAGTTTGCACACTGGTTGCGCCGACCGGATATGGCGCAAGTTTTGCCTTTGTAA
- a CDS encoding alpha/beta hydrolase — MTNHHRNPLSLLTPTMHKVLERMHRVQKIPMHAMTPQQARQAYAGAADVLEIPAQARDRVEDFTVMARDGFAIPVRLYAPTGSNLPVLVYFHGGGFTIGSIATHDVLCRRLSCLAHCAVLSVDYRLAPEHKFPTAQDDAWDVLRWASTAGAERGLDSSRIAVGGDSAGGTLAAVCAIQARDEQVPLVLQLLFYPGTAGHQDTPSHQRFAKGFVLEEPHITYFFELYIRGPQDRDDWRFAPLDGRTPDGYEADLSGVAPAWLGLAECDPLVDEGVAYADRLRMAGVPVDMEIYKGVVHEFIKMGRALPEAAQAHADAARALRSAFGL; from the coding sequence ATGACAAACCATCACCGCAACCCGCTTTCGCTGCTCACTCCCACCATGCACAAAGTGCTGGAGCGCATGCACCGCGTGCAGAAGATCCCCATGCACGCCATGACGCCGCAACAGGCCAGGCAGGCCTATGCCGGTGCCGCCGATGTGCTGGAGATACCCGCGCAGGCACGCGACCGGGTGGAAGATTTCACCGTGATGGCACGCGACGGTTTTGCCATTCCGGTGCGGCTGTACGCACCCACCGGCAGCAATCTGCCGGTGCTGGTGTACTTTCATGGCGGAGGCTTCACCATCGGCAGCATCGCCACACACGACGTGTTGTGCCGGCGCCTGAGCTGCCTGGCCCATTGCGCGGTGCTGTCGGTGGACTACAGGTTGGCACCAGAACACAAATTTCCGACCGCGCAGGACGACGCCTGGGACGTACTGCGCTGGGCGTCCACCGCCGGGGCCGAGCGCGGGCTCGACAGCAGTCGAATTGCCGTAGGTGGAGACAGTGCAGGGGGTACTTTGGCCGCGGTATGTGCTATTCAAGCGCGCGACGAGCAAGTGCCATTGGTATTGCAACTGCTGTTCTACCCTGGCACGGCCGGCCATCAGGACACGCCTTCGCACCAGCGCTTTGCCAAGGGCTTTGTGCTGGAGGAGCCCCACATCACCTACTTCTTTGAACTGTACATTCGCGGCCCACAGGATCGTGACGACTGGCGTTTTGCTCCACTGGATGGACGCACGCCAGATGGCTACGAAGCCGATCTCAGTGGTGTGGCCCCGGCCTGGCTGGGTTTGGCCGAATGTGACCCGTTGGTGGATGAGGGCGTTGCCTATGCCGACCGGCTACGCATGGCCGGTGTCCCCGTCGATATGGAAATCTACAAGGGAGTGGTGCACGAATTCATCAAGATGGGGCGTGCCTTGCCGGAAGCGGCGCAAGCGCACGCAGATGCAGCCAGAGCGCTGCGCAGCGCCTTCGGTCTTTGA
- a CDS encoding iron-containing alcohol dehydrogenase, protein MSLIYYITQVQFDFGAIQLLKSECQRVGISRPLIVTDQGVKAAGILQKALDALQGVDCAVFDQTPSNPTESAVRAAVDVFRAQRCDGLIAVGGGSAIDCAKGVAIAATHEGPLTHYATIEGGSPRISDKVAPLIAVPTTSGTGSEVARGAIIIVEDHRKLGFHSWHLVPKAAICDPELTLGLPPMLTAATGMDAIAHCMETFMAPAFNPPADGIALDGLQRAWAHIEPATHNGADREARLNLMSASMQGAMAFQKGLGCVHSLSHSLGGVNPRLHHGTLNAVFLPAVIAFNASAPSMQKDHRLQRMAHAMGLSNAADIGAAIKDMNARLGLPNGLTAMGVTEAQWDAVIQGAMADHCHKTNPRIATPDQYREMLAASM, encoded by the coding sequence ATGTCACTTATCTATTACATCACCCAGGTCCAGTTTGATTTTGGCGCGATACAGCTGCTCAAGTCCGAGTGCCAGCGTGTGGGCATCAGTCGCCCCCTGATCGTGACCGACCAGGGCGTCAAGGCTGCCGGTATTCTGCAAAAGGCACTGGATGCGCTGCAAGGCGTGGACTGCGCGGTGTTTGACCAGACACCGTCCAACCCTACAGAGAGTGCGGTGCGTGCGGCAGTGGATGTGTTCAGGGCGCAGCGCTGTGATGGGTTGATTGCCGTGGGTGGTGGCTCCGCCATTGATTGCGCCAAGGGCGTGGCCATCGCAGCCACGCACGAAGGCCCCCTCACCCACTACGCCACCATCGAAGGCGGCTCACCCCGCATCTCGGACAAAGTGGCACCGCTGATTGCGGTACCCACCACCAGTGGCACAGGCAGCGAAGTGGCGCGCGGCGCCATCATCATCGTGGAAGACCACCGCAAACTGGGCTTTCACTCCTGGCATCTGGTTCCCAAGGCGGCCATCTGCGACCCGGAACTCACGCTCGGACTGCCGCCCATGCTGACTGCGGCTACCGGCATGGACGCCATTGCCCACTGCATGGAGACCTTCATGGCGCCCGCATTCAACCCACCTGCGGACGGTATCGCACTGGATGGATTGCAGCGCGCCTGGGCCCACATCGAGCCGGCTACCCACAACGGCGCAGACCGTGAAGCGCGGCTGAACCTGATGAGCGCGTCCATGCAAGGCGCCATGGCGTTTCAGAAAGGCTTGGGCTGCGTGCACTCGCTCAGCCACAGCCTGGGCGGCGTCAACCCGCGACTGCACCACGGCACGCTCAATGCGGTATTCCTGCCGGCCGTCATTGCCTTCAACGCATCGGCGCCGTCCATGCAAAAGGACCACCGTTTGCAGCGCATGGCACATGCCATGGGCTTGAGCAATGCGGCTGACATAGGTGCAGCCATCAAGGACATGAATGCCCGTCTGGGCCTGCCCAACGGTCTGACCGCCATGGGTGTGACCGAGGCACAGTGGGATGCCGTAATCCAGGGGGCCATGGCCGACCACTGCCACAAGACCAATCCGCGTATTGCGACACCCGATCAGTACCGCGAGATGTTGGCCGCCTCAATGTGA
- a CDS encoding folate-binding protein produces MNTTTQPTSSSVDSAAKLNGVAQLSHLGVIRVEGEDAAKFLHGQLTQDFSLLGLDQARLAAFCSAKGRMQASFIGFKRSPTEVLLVCSRDLLATTLKRLSMFVLRAKAKLTDASDSFALYGLAGQATLAAGQPAWVLTHSADATVVQLYPALGVERQLWIAPNGTQPPAGEALALETWIWGEVRSGVATLSQPVFEAFVPQMLNYESVGGVNFKKGCYPGQEVVARSQFRGTLKRRAMLVHSATALASGQEIFHSEDATQPVGLVVQAAISPEGGWDAIISLQLSALASGSLHLESATGALLELLPLPYELMEDI; encoded by the coding sequence ATGAACACGACCACCCAACCGACCTCTTCTTCTGTTGACTCCGCAGCCAAGCTGAACGGCGTTGCGCAACTCAGCCATCTGGGCGTGATCCGTGTGGAGGGCGAGGATGCTGCCAAATTTCTGCATGGTCAGCTTACCCAGGACTTTTCGCTGCTGGGCCTGGACCAGGCGCGCCTGGCTGCGTTTTGCTCGGCCAAGGGACGCATGCAGGCCAGCTTCATCGGTTTCAAACGCAGTCCGACCGAGGTGCTACTGGTGTGCAGCCGCGATTTGCTGGCCACCACACTCAAACGCCTGTCCATGTTTGTGCTCAGAGCCAAGGCCAAACTGACGGATGCCAGTGACAGCTTCGCGCTGTACGGGCTGGCTGGACAGGCCACTTTGGCAGCTGGGCAGCCGGCTTGGGTCCTGACCCACAGCGCAGACGCAACCGTCGTCCAGCTGTACCCCGCGCTGGGCGTGGAGCGCCAACTCTGGATCGCCCCCAACGGAACCCAGCCACCGGCGGGTGAAGCCCTGGCGCTGGAAACCTGGATCTGGGGTGAGGTGCGCAGCGGCGTGGCAACCCTGAGCCAGCCTGTGTTTGAGGCCTTTGTGCCGCAGATGCTGAATTACGAATCCGTGGGCGGTGTGAACTTCAAGAAAGGGTGCTACCCAGGCCAGGAAGTGGTGGCCCGCAGCCAGTTCCGTGGCACGCTCAAGCGCCGTGCCATGCTGGTCCACAGCGCGACCGCCCTGGCCTCGGGTCAGGAAATCTTCCACAGCGAAGATGCCACCCAGCCGGTCGGTCTGGTGGTGCAGGCCGCCATCAGCCCGGAAGGCGGATGGGATGCCATCATTTCGTTGCAGTTGTCCGCATTGGCTTCCGGCAGCTTGCACCTGGAATCGGCCACCGGTGCTTTGCTGGAGCTCCTTCCTTTACCTTATGAGCTGATGGAAGATATTTAG
- a CDS encoding protein phosphatase CheZ, giving the protein MSTPLSKEEAFARLGAITREMHEALTVLGNNNLQNIVQEIPNARDRLAYVGKMTEDAANKVLTLVEKAKPECNDLQTRGIQLGESLTRLAANPNMNVDMARGLMVTCGKFAQSTSKFAEQQSEVLSDIMMAQDFQDLSGQVIQKVIDIITKTELQLVQLLVDSSPEQPAVPEETEPATVDTHVLHGPQTADKALQQTDVDDLLASLGF; this is encoded by the coding sequence ATGTCAACACCTCTCTCAAAAGAAGAAGCGTTTGCCCGCCTGGGCGCCATCACCCGTGAAATGCATGAAGCGCTGACGGTACTGGGCAACAACAATCTGCAGAACATCGTCCAGGAAATACCCAACGCACGTGATCGTCTGGCCTATGTCGGCAAAATGACTGAAGACGCTGCCAACAAAGTGTTGACGCTGGTCGAAAAGGCCAAACCGGAGTGCAACGATCTTCAGACCCGTGGAATCCAGCTGGGGGAGTCCCTGACCCGCCTGGCTGCCAATCCCAATATGAATGTCGACATGGCCCGCGGCCTGATGGTGACCTGTGGCAAGTTTGCGCAAAGCACGTCCAAGTTTGCTGAACAGCAAAGCGAAGTACTCAGCGACATCATGATGGCGCAGGACTTTCAGGATCTTTCCGGTCAGGTGATCCAGAAGGTCATCGACATCATCACCAAGACCGAATTGCAATTGGTTCAATTGCTGGTCGATAGTTCACCAGAACAACCTGCGGTCCCCGAAGAAACTGAACCCGCCACGGTGGACACCCATGTCCTGCACGGCCCCCAGACAGCAGACAAAGCCTTGCAACAAACCGACGTGGACGACTTGCTGGCCTCTCTGGGCTTTTAA
- a CDS encoding tetratricopeptide repeat protein, translating to MHVPTHPDAGGKLPRGAVIWLGLLVVLIYASSQGGVFQFDDYNVIVDQPAIHSGSAWLADWGEGIRPLLKLSYLLNWTSGWGTVGFHLVNILIHFGAVLLVYRLSHILLLAKGMADQLPYAPWLAAALFALHPAHTEAVTYICGRSSSLMALLFLAGVWSHATAVSMHSTALRKLLPPLFMVLALSVKETAMTFPLALLLWDTFSGMGIKAALRKAWRSWAVLLLAAFFFLLNTAYREAMWRSLEFNSLPGNLATQLTALLYLARQWAVPLWLNIDPDLPVQHDFAHALPGLALLLASFAVLLYGWHSRSIPAFAVAWALLDWMPLYLFLPRLDVANDRQLYLATWPLGLALVVELQSRLSQRIAMGVAAALLLAGAVLTVQRNQDYRSEIALWEQTVALSPGKSRAHNNLGYAYMEAGRTADARREYLQALRLDAGNVKARLNLRRMNAASASH from the coding sequence TTGCACGTGCCAACACACCCTGATGCAGGCGGGAAACTCCCACGCGGCGCAGTAATCTGGCTGGGACTGTTGGTAGTGCTGATCTATGCCAGTTCGCAGGGGGGCGTCTTCCAGTTTGATGACTACAACGTCATCGTCGACCAGCCCGCAATACACAGCGGCTCGGCTTGGCTGGCCGACTGGGGCGAGGGCATACGACCCTTGCTCAAGCTGAGCTACCTGCTCAACTGGACTTCGGGCTGGGGAACCGTCGGCTTTCACTTGGTCAATATCCTGATTCACTTCGGAGCGGTGCTTCTGGTGTACCGCCTGTCGCACATACTGCTGCTTGCCAAAGGCATGGCCGATCAGCTGCCATACGCGCCCTGGCTGGCCGCAGCACTGTTTGCGCTGCACCCGGCCCATACCGAGGCGGTGACCTATATCTGCGGGCGTTCCTCATCGCTGATGGCCTTGCTGTTTCTGGCCGGCGTATGGAGCCACGCCACTGCGGTGTCTATGCATTCCACGGCGCTGCGCAAACTGTTGCCACCCTTGTTCATGGTCCTGGCCCTGAGCGTTAAGGAGACCGCCATGACATTTCCGCTGGCGCTGCTGCTATGGGATACGTTCAGCGGAATGGGCATCAAGGCCGCATTGAGAAAGGCCTGGCGGAGCTGGGCCGTGTTGCTGTTGGCCGCATTCTTCTTCCTGCTCAATACCGCTTACCGGGAAGCGATGTGGCGCAGCCTGGAGTTCAATTCGCTCCCGGGCAACTTGGCCACGCAGCTCACTGCACTGCTGTATCTGGCAAGGCAGTGGGCAGTGCCGCTGTGGCTCAATATCGACCCCGACCTTCCCGTGCAGCATGACTTTGCGCACGCATTGCCGGGCTTGGCCCTGCTGTTGGCGTCTTTTGCGGTCCTGCTGTACGGTTGGCACTCCAGGTCAATACCGGCCTTCGCAGTTGCATGGGCCTTGCTGGACTGGATGCCTTTGTACCTGTTTCTTCCACGGCTCGATGTGGCCAATGATCGCCAGTTGTATCTGGCCACCTGGCCTTTGGGTCTGGCTCTGGTGGTGGAGTTGCAGAGCCGACTATCGCAACGCATTGCAATGGGCGTAGCCGCTGCGCTGCTGCTCGCCGGTGCGGTGCTGACGGTGCAGCGGAATCAGGACTATCGCAGCGAAATTGCCCTGTGGGAGCAGACGGTTGCGCTGTCCCCCGGCAAATCAAGGGCGCATAACAACCTGGGGTATGCCTATATGGAAGCGGGCCGCACGGCGGATGCGCGGCGCGAATACCTGCAGGCGCTGCGGCTGGACGCTGGCAATGTCAAGGCGCGCCTGAATTTGCGGCGCATGAACGCGGCAAGCGCTTCACATTGA
- a CDS encoding serine hydrolase produces the protein MRQWFVLLGLSLLAGSQACAAATPTPSTEDPFPQVAQSYLVELDGERIWHRNTSQRLAPASLTKLMTALLVSEQMAPEALVQVDAAAAKETGSKLGLRSGETWRTHDLLAAALIASANDACRALADQVAGTETAFVQRMNQRAKEMGLRNTRYVNACGHDAPGHYASAEDLRVLALAVMRTPLLATLVAQEQMQITSTNTQRTFVLANKNALIGRYEGTVGIKTGTTPLAGKCLVALVRRGTHSVLLVLLKGKDRWWDAVDILDIALARANTP, from the coding sequence TTGCGCCAGTGGTTCGTGCTGCTCGGCCTGAGCCTGCTTGCAGGCTCGCAGGCGTGTGCGGCAGCTACCCCGACGCCATCGACTGAAGACCCTTTTCCTCAGGTTGCGCAGTCCTACCTGGTGGAGTTGGACGGCGAGCGGATCTGGCACCGCAATACGTCGCAGCGCCTGGCTCCGGCCAGCCTGACCAAGCTGATGACTGCCTTGCTGGTGTCCGAGCAGATGGCACCCGAAGCTCTGGTGCAGGTGGATGCTGCAGCGGCCAAAGAGACCGGAAGCAAGCTGGGACTGCGCTCTGGTGAAACCTGGCGCACGCACGACCTACTGGCGGCCGCACTGATTGCCTCCGCCAATGACGCGTGCAGAGCACTGGCGGATCAGGTGGCCGGAACCGAGACAGCATTCGTGCAGCGCATGAACCAGCGTGCCAAAGAGATGGGCCTACGCAACACCCGCTACGTCAACGCATGCGGCCACGATGCGCCCGGGCACTACGCCAGTGCAGAGGATTTGCGGGTGCTCGCCCTTGCCGTGATGAGGACCCCTCTATTGGCTACGTTGGTGGCACAAGAGCAGATGCAGATCACCAGTACGAACACCCAGCGGACCTTCGTGCTTGCTAACAAGAATGCGCTGATCGGTCGCTACGAGGGTACCGTGGGGATCAAGACCGGCACCACACCGCTGGCCGGCAAATGCCTGGTGGCTCTGGTGCGACGGGGCACGCACAGCGTGCTTCTGGTGCTGCTCAAAGGCAAAGACCGCTGGTGGGACGCGGTGGACATACTGGACATAGCCCTTGCACGTGCCAACACACCCTGA
- a CDS encoding HDOD domain-containing protein — protein MNINALLVRQFNLPSIPKVVALLLNELDRPEVDLKKVNQLIGTDPALTTQILRLANSDFFKLGGQINSVSEALALLNLSLVRTMAQEAAQIASVKAVPGINLQRFWDYSLNVARVSRALARVVKLNQQAAFTCGLIHAIGELAMHLAMPEATALLSERFDPFDMRRAQSERNTFGYCYATVGAGFARMWHFPDAMVDALEHQYAPFENNVYEPLAGVIHLASWRARGKEARMNERALAVTFPGTVGLALGLDIDMVLQQDPFDWAAHA, from the coding sequence ATGAATATCAACGCGTTGTTGGTTCGTCAGTTCAACCTGCCCAGCATCCCCAAGGTGGTGGCGCTGCTGTTGAATGAGCTGGATCGCCCGGAAGTGGACCTGAAGAAGGTCAACCAACTGATTGGCACCGACCCGGCTCTGACCACCCAGATATTGCGACTGGCCAATTCGGACTTCTTCAAGCTGGGCGGCCAGATCAACAGCGTCTCGGAAGCATTGGCCCTGCTGAACCTGTCACTGGTGCGCACCATGGCCCAGGAGGCCGCGCAGATCGCCTCGGTCAAGGCGGTGCCCGGCATCAACCTGCAGCGCTTCTGGGACTACAGCCTGAATGTGGCGCGTGTTTCCCGCGCCCTGGCGCGCGTGGTCAAACTGAACCAGCAGGCCGCTTTTACCTGTGGGCTGATCCACGCCATCGGTGAGCTGGCCATGCATCTGGCCATGCCGGAGGCTACCGCCTTGCTGTCCGAGCGGTTCGATCCGTTTGACATGCGCCGCGCGCAGTCTGAGCGCAATACCTTTGGCTATTGCTACGCGACGGTGGGTGCCGGCTTTGCCCGCATGTGGCACTTTCCGGATGCCATGGTCGACGCGCTGGAGCACCAGTACGCGCCGTTCGAGAACAATGTCTACGAACCCTTGGCCGGTGTGATCCATCTGGCGTCCTGGCGCGCACGGGGCAAAGAAGCACGCATGAACGAGCGCGCCCTGGCCGTGACCTTTCCTGGCACCGTCGGACTGGCCCTGGGCCTGGACATCGATATGGTGTTGCAGCAGGACCCGTTCGACTGGGCCGCCCACGCCTAG
- a CDS encoding DUF3617 family protein: MRNHLAAWILGSGLLATTAFAATGEYWEITNKMEMQGMAMPGMTNKVCMAKGTESDPRSSTDKDCEMTDMKVSGNKSSWKMRCTKNGEVMTGSGEMSATPDRTEGTIHFTTAKTGTMTMSFVNKRVGGACDPDEMKKKIEAQVAANNKEMAKMCEGATTNREWLSKASMIVGKDAICAAKKDQFCEIVKRDAGRDVEVYFSIKNPQPAVSQACGISLDAAKKSLCKSIDAGNADFNKQMRGDMRSYNGQRLRAECPAEMKVYAEQSRKRYCEGRGFTEKQRVSLADCLKGGSGDDQAMNTPDPDEPAMPTSGGKQTASQSSTQSTQTESGKSGVSIPGLPGNIPADAVIDGAKKLKNLFGF; encoded by the coding sequence ATGCGCAATCACCTTGCTGCCTGGATTCTGGGTTCCGGCCTGCTGGCCACCACAGCCTTTGCAGCTACCGGCGAATACTGGGAAATCACCAACAAGATGGAAATGCAAGGCATGGCCATGCCCGGTATGACCAACAAGGTGTGCATGGCCAAAGGCACCGAGAGCGACCCCCGCAGCAGCACCGACAAAGATTGCGAAATGACCGACATGAAGGTGTCGGGAAACAAGAGCTCCTGGAAGATGCGCTGCACCAAGAACGGTGAGGTGATGACCGGCAGTGGCGAGATGAGCGCCACGCCGGACCGCACCGAGGGCACGATCCACTTCACCACCGCCAAGACTGGCACCATGACCATGAGCTTTGTCAACAAGCGCGTTGGCGGGGCTTGCGATCCGGATGAAATGAAAAAGAAGATCGAAGCCCAGGTTGCCGCCAACAACAAGGAAATGGCCAAGATGTGCGAGGGCGCCACCACCAATCGCGAGTGGCTTAGCAAAGCGTCCATGATTGTGGGCAAGGACGCGATTTGTGCTGCCAAGAAAGACCAGTTTTGCGAGATCGTGAAGCGCGACGCGGGGCGTGATGTCGAGGTGTACTTCTCCATCAAGAATCCCCAGCCAGCCGTCAGTCAGGCCTGTGGCATCAGCCTGGATGCTGCAAAGAAGTCGCTGTGCAAATCCATAGACGCTGGCAATGCCGACTTCAACAAGCAGATGCGCGGTGACATGCGCTCATACAACGGCCAGCGCCTGCGCGCCGAATGCCCGGCCGAGATGAAGGTCTACGCTGAGCAAAGTCGCAAGCGCTATTGCGAGGGCCGCGGCTTCACGGAAAAGCAGCGCGTTTCGCTGGCCGATTGCCTCAAAGGTGGCTCCGGTGATGACCAGGCCATGAATACACCAGACCCGGATGAACCTGCCATGCCCACGTCCGGCGGCAAGCAGACAGCTTCCCAGTCGAGCACTCAGTCCACGCAGACCGAATCTGGCAAGTCCGGAGTCTCCATTCCCGGCCTGCCGGGAAATATTCCGGCAGACGCGGTGATTGACGGAGCCAAGAAGCTCAAGAATCTGTTCGGTTTTTGA